One genomic window of Struthio camelus isolate bStrCam1 chromosome 1, bStrCam1.hap1, whole genome shotgun sequence includes the following:
- the LOC138067194 gene encoding noggin-like: MPMTPLWAAQLPPPSPSSASQRGISEWLVVSPWAAAVSGAVTREKGKAFSPPEGCGDNPAGRDGTACPAGSPPQCQGRLAGAVLVMEGLRCLLLLLACLLPLLPGAPDPASCLIAPEDLPPFDRDLPPPLLPGTADPTVRLLRARLSAPVRPYSLSLSPDDYHYSPKPKHLRPGRLRKLLGSSYDPFWMSPEDPRGRNTSAEDLEALSQDLAEGAGRYRRKLWREAEGLELPALLPPGQGLPDNLSGTVARRLRQWLVERAACRLTSTWVDLGPVFWPRWVRHTACDTGPACCSWPPGMACRPAQLTHIKLLAWHCWAGRSPAPGPQQCAWRQIPYPVVAACKCSCR; encoded by the coding sequence ATGCCCATGACCCCCCTCTGGGCAGCAcagcttcctcccccctctccttctTCTGCGTCCCAGAGGGGTATCTCCGAGTGGCTGGTTGTGTCTCCGTGGGCGGCCGCGGTATCAGGCGCTGTAACTAGGGAAAAGGGGAAGGCTTTCTCCCCGCCGGAGGGCTGCGGTGATAACCCGGCGGGAAGGGACGGGACGGCGTGCCCAGCCGGCAGCCCGCCACAGTGCCAGGGGCGGCTGGCGGGAGCCGTGCTCGTCATGGAGGGCctccgctgcctcctcctcctcctcgcctgcctGCTACCGCTGCTGCCGGGTGCCCCGGACCCCGCGAGTTGCCTCATCGCGCCAGAGGACCTGCCGCCCTTCGACCGGGACCTGCCCCCACCGCTGCTGCCCGGCACCGCCGACCCCACCGTCCGCCTGCTGCGGGCCCGGCTCTCGGCCCCCGTGCGACCCTACAGCCTGTCCCTCTCCCCGGACGACTACCACTACTCCCCCAAGCCCAAGCACCTGCGGCCCGGGCGGCTCCGCAAGCTCCTGGGCTCGTCCTACGACCCCTTCTGGATGTCGCCGGAGGACCCGCGGGGCCGCAACACCAGCGCCGAGGACCTGGAGGCCCTCAGCCAGGACCTGGCCGAGGGCGCCGGCCGCTACCGGCGCAAGCTGTGGCGGGAGGCCGAAGGCTTGGAGTTGcccgccctgctgcccccgggtcaGGGGCTGCCCGACAACCTGAGCGGCACCGTGGCTCGGCGCCTCCGTCAGTGGCTGGTGGAGCGGGCCGCGTGCCGCCTGACCTCCACCTGGGTGGACCTGGGGCCCGTCTTCTGGCCCCGCTGGGTGCGCCACACGGCCTGCGACACCGGCCCCGCCTGCTGCTCCTGGCCCCCTGGCATGGCCTGCCGCCCGGCCCAGCTCACCCACATCAAGCTCTTGGCTTGGCACTGCTGGGCCGGCCGATCGCCGGCTCCAGGCCCCCAGCAGTGCGCCTGGCGGCAGATCCCCTACCCCGTCGTGGCCGCCTGCAAGTGCTCCTGCCGGTAA